In Panulirus ornatus isolate Po-2019 chromosome 2, ASM3632096v1, whole genome shotgun sequence, the DNA window aagtagatagattaaCAGCTGATTagatgtaggtgttaccggactccgctttcatagttatatatatatatatatatatatatatatatatatatatatatatatatatatatatatatatatatatatatatatattcttttatttgtttgtatgtatatagtagtagtattattaggATGGGTGATATCCAGAGGGTTGACAGTATAATATAACCCGTGTTTGTCTAGAGAGTGTGGCTTCAGATGGGCGTATGTTTAAGGAGGATGGTACGTGAGACCTGAGCCGGGAGGGTGGTTGTTGGTTTAGTACCTGTCCTGGTCatttcactgtgtatgtgtttttgtcatTGTTCTGTTCGTTAgggaatgtgggggggggggggggaacctttgTGGCGAGGCTGTTGacgtgtgaggcaggggtaagcttccTATATCTACTCCGGGGTTGCTGGTTAGAGTTATGGAATGGCTGGGAGGGATCTAGTGCTGTTACAGTAATTGGGTGCCGAGCGTGTTGAGGCGCGATTGTCCAGGGAGGATCTTGGTTCACTGTATAGATGTTGAGTGTCGGTGGTTGCTGTGGTAGCCACTGATTGTTCCGAGTGCTCTGTCTTGGACGGTTTGCAGGTGTGTCGTGTTCGCttttaagagggtggtgaggtgaggcgtagtttagagtggagcgggtGAATGGTTTCTGGAGGATATTGGTTATTGCTTCTCTTCTCTAAACCTGTTGCCAGTTATTGTTCTAAAGACATTTAGTCTGTTGGTGTTTGTTCTGATATGTCTTTTTTTATGGTGGTGCAGGGAGTGGTCgtcatatgtgtatgtgaggcctAAGATGGTCGGTGTTTCGTTCATTGGAAGAGATAGTCCATTCCTGGAGACTGGAAGGTGTAGGTTGGATtcgtgtctgtgtgaggtgaagagagtgattgAGGACGTGTGTGGAGGTGCTGACAATCTGTTGTAGATGAGCCATCGCTCCACCTGTGTAAGGTTGTGAAgtgtgttgttcttgttgtttatgtgttgttagagtgttgtgatgtgatcgTAAGGTCGTCTGCATATAGAGGGCCATCGTATTCTGGGTCGCTGTAGTTAATGTACGGTCGTGTAGGGAGAGAGTAAGGAGGGTTGGAGATAGAATTGCTCCTTCGGGAACTCGAAAGTATTTGAGTGTTTTAGAGGGGAAACCATagaatcttttgtgtgtgtgtgtgtatatatatatatatatatatatatatatatatatatatatatatatatatatatatatataagaaatcgcAATTCGGTTGAAGTTCAGAGAATATATTCAAACTTCACAATACACAGCATGTTTCATGGAggaaatccacctcatcaggtgtacaCAGTGCACGAAGTTTCCAATCCCAACATAGCGCAAAGGATTGACTAGTGTGCGTCGTGGTGTTGGGGTTTGAAATCTGTTAAATATGAGCATCTAATGTGGTGGATTTCCTCCGTGAAACTTATTGTGTATTGTGCAGTATGAATATATTATCTGAATTGCTGGGGAAGTGCAATTTCCCCTTCATAGAATTATCCCGGGCTGATGTGGtcttcaaactatatatatatatatatatatatatatatatatatatatatatatatatatatatatatatatccccatacttgattgctgttttccgcgttagcgagttagcaccaggaacaaacgaagaaggccacattcgctcacatccattctctagctgtcatgtgtaatgtaccgaaactacagctccgtatccacatccGGACCCcagatgattaaacaaggcattggattcttatcccgttcttatactatatttatgttgcttaagtctaacagaaagatccttaccagtctgcccaacatacaacttatcacaatttctacatggcactttatagatgcatccaggagaatttctgTTGAGTTCCTGATTCAGCTATTGTTTATAGTAATGTTTTTGTTGAAGgccacatttacattaaaggatttaagcagcatgggaagtaaagtgaaattattattaaaagggagaactaaatggttcttggtatcaaggggaggtttgggtttaactctataaaatgatttctttgccaacttaagggatttatcaatgaaagatctaagttaCTTGaacttggatccagtagaatacatctcaaactcatcatcaataaactctggacttcaaaaacgtaatgccttaaggaacatagactgaaatgatggtaATCTGACTctctcatgttgagctgagtgataatgtgtgtatatatatatatatatatatatatatatatatatatatatatatatatatatatatatatatatatatatatccatgagtaTACTCATAGGCATGAGGATGATGTGTACAAGTCAAGGTAACTGTGTATGACCACCAGATATATTTGTATGACCCCCAAATGACTATCTTGTCACCCATCGTACCACTCTGTGACCCCCCTGAATATGGTGTAAAATGGCTCTCCTTCGCTTATGTATGATTTATACCAGCGTCTGCAGTGTaagcatgtatacatatacacgcctCTGTACCCTGCAGGTGCGGCTGGGAATCTACTGAAGGGGGTGGAGGTGCCGGAGTACTCCTTCGCCGGCGGGGAGGCGCTCCTCCGCTGCTCCTACGACCTGCGCGCCACCCGCCTCTACTCCCTCAAGTGGTACCACAACGGCACCGAGTTCTACCGCTATGTCCCCACCGAACGCAAGCGCCCCATCAACATCCGCCCCAGCCACAAGTTCTCCGTcgctgtgagtgtgtgttctctcccctcccacaccccgcgCCGGTTTCTGACGGGTGTCTGGTGTTATCTAGTGTgtgttctctcccctcccacaccccacgccGGTTTCTGACGGGTGTCTGGTGTTATCTAGTGTgtgttctctcccctcccacaccccacgccGGTTTCTGACGGGTGTCTGGTGTTATCTAGTGTgtgttctctcccctcccacaccccacgccGATTTCTGACGGGTGTCTGATGTTATCTAGTGTgtgttctctcccctcccacaccccacgccGGTTTCTGACGGGTGTCTGGTGTTatctagtgtatgtgtgtgtgtgtgtgtgtgtgtgtgtgtgtgtgtgtgtgtgagctaccaTAGCGTTATCTCCCAGTTCTTTATCAGCCGATGGAGCACGCCAGATAAGCACCCAGCCCGACCACAGTGTTCTCAGTTATCGTTGGGGGGTTTCTCGTGGTTTCTAATGATCCGTAGTGTTTTCTACGGCTCTCTTGCGGTGTCTAGTCTTGTCCGCCTCGGTATTGCGTCGCAATACCGCTTGTTCCCTCGGTGGTTTCGGATGGGATGTGTTCTCTAATGTGCTCTAATGGTATCTAGTGTTCCATACCCCTGATAACATAGGATTATCAGCATATCAGTCATGATATCGCCGCCATTGTGAATGACCTGCTGTTGTTTCTAATGATTGTATAGTGGTATCTACCTCCACATGTGACCTGCCTTGGTTTCTAATGATTATATAGTGGTATCTACCTCCACAAATGACCTGCTATGGTTTCTAATGATTATATAGTGTTATCTATCTCCACAAGTGACCTGCTATGGTTTCTAATGATCATATAGTGTTGTCTATTTCTACAAGTGACCTTCTATGGTTTCTATTTATCATATAGTGTTATCTACTTCCACAAGTGACCTGCTATGGTTTCTTATGATCATATAGTGTTGTCTACTTCCACAAGTGATCTACTATGGTTTCTAATGATTAGATAGTGTTGTCTACATCCGCAAGTGACCTGCTATGGTTTCTATTTATCATATAGTGTTATCTACTTCCACAAGTGACCTGCTATGGTTTCTATTTATCATATAGTGTTATCTACTTATTACTCGCCCAcgagtttatattcattattactcgtgaaaatcagacgaatctctcCTTAAGTGTCTCGTGAGGTGAAGATTATCGAAACAAATGACTGTGAATACCTGTATTGGATCGCATTCCTCTCCTTTATGAACTATATAGATTCAGTTCTTTTCTTCTGGTGTCGTAGGATTTGCTTCTCGAGCCGTGAATCATCGTGGTAGTTGCTCGCCTCTACACTGTCTTCATTCTGTCTTCGTCTCTTCCTCAAGTAGGTAGAGTGACCAAAGCTAGACACTATATGCCAGAtgaggacgcaccagtgagttgaGTAGATGAATCCAAGAATTATCTTCGCCATTTTTTTACCACTTCCGTGAACTGTTTTCTTGGCTCTAGGTCACCACAGATTATCACACCCAAGTCCTTTTCCTGCTTCACCTTGTGCAGCTTAACAGAAAATTCAGGTTATAGCTCGCCTTTCCATTTTTGCTGCCGATATGTAAACCTTTTGCTCTTACCAATCTCAGACTTCAGCTGCCATGATAGCAGTTTGTTTACGTCATTTTTGAAGCGGCAGACTTCCAGTTTGTTGTGGATTTATTTCCCCAACTTAATGTCGTCCGCGGATTTAGATGTCTTACAGTGCGCCCTACAATcagtatcattaatgtatatgagaaag includes these proteins:
- the LOC139752216 gene encoding uncharacterized protein produces the protein MHTVYVTTILFVSCAAGNLLKGVEVPEYSFAGGEALLRCSYDLRATRLYSLKWYHNGTEFYRYVPTERKRPINIRPSHKFSVAHYIGHVDIDLRNALPHLIACTKLFPDLNFMNEIPLTCSGSQV